In Bacteroidota bacterium, the following proteins share a genomic window:
- a CDS encoding DUF5320 domain-containing protein, whose protein sequence is MPGMNHNGPEGKVPCTGRGLGPCRKPSVSSPGSDEYKLVKGMGLKRKAGGGHVKDRRLQTETIKNKIMKIAISGQDEDLTICFCSLILL, encoded by the coding sequence ATGCCAGGAATGAATCATAACGGTCCTGAGGGAAAGGTACCCTGTACCGGAAGAGGATTAGGCCCTTGCAGAAAACCATCAGTTTCATCCCCTGGTTCTGACGAATATAAATTGGTTAAAGGAATGGGATTAAAACGGAAGGCGGGAGGAGGACATGTGAAAGACCGAAGGTTGCAAACGGAAACCATTAAAAACAAAATTATGAAAATAGCGATTTCTGGTCAGGATGAAGACCTGACCATTTGTTTCTGTTCCCTTATATTATTGTAG
- a CDS encoding acyl-CoA thioesterase, with product MFGGEAMQWLDEVASITANRYTRQRMITVKIENVHFLKPILPNTILNIAGRIVKIGNVKIFIEVEVFSEDMFSQHLEKTMEADFVFAACNDDLSPTPLKMQKDL from the coding sequence ATTTTTGGCGGAGAAGCAATGCAGTGGCTGGATGAGGTCGCTTCTATTACTGCTAACCGCTATACCCGTCAACGAATGATCACCGTAAAAATTGAGAATGTTCACTTCCTGAAACCAATATTACCCAATACCATACTTAATATAGCCGGAAGAATTGTTAAAATCGGGAATGTAAAAATATTTATTGAAGTCGAAGTTTTTTCCGAGGATATGTTTTCTCAACACCTGGAAAAAACAATGGAAGCAGATTTTGTTTTTGCAGCCTGCAATGATGATTTATCTCCTACTCCTTTAAAAATGCAGAAGGACCTTTAA
- a CDS encoding aminotransferase class I/II-fold pyridoxal phosphate-dependent enzyme, whose protein sequence is MNLEDAGFTTKLIHAGEIEDQFLSATVPIYQTSTFRFKSAQHGADCFSGASDGYIYTRIANPTIRALEQNIAALENGFGGVATSSGMGAITSVYMALLNAGDHIISTAAVYGPARGVLEQDFSRFQVEASFVNTADIEEIKKAIRPNSKVLYIETPANPTMDITDIAACAEIAREHGLVLVVDNTFCSPYLQKPLDLGADVVLHSVTKFINGHADIVGGIIVTKEAVLYKKIRHCMVYMGCNMDPHQAYMVLRGVKTLSVRMDRNQENAMKVARFLEGHPKVAWIKYPGLASHPQYELAKRQMSGFGSMISFGLKGGLEAGRKLMDNVHLAVLAVSLGGVETLIQHPASMTHAGVSKEDKEKAGISDDLVRFSVGIENAKDIIDDLSQALEKI, encoded by the coding sequence ATGAACCTTGAAGATGCAGGCTTTACTACAAAGCTAATCCATGCAGGAGAAATTGAGGATCAGTTCCTTTCGGCTACAGTCCCCATTTACCAAACCTCAACCTTCCGCTTTAAAAGTGCGCAACACGGTGCCGATTGTTTCTCAGGTGCAAGCGATGGCTATATTTATACCAGGATAGCAAATCCAACCATCCGTGCCTTAGAACAAAATATTGCCGCTCTGGAAAATGGATTCGGTGGAGTAGCCACCAGTTCAGGAATGGGAGCCATAACAAGTGTTTATATGGCGTTGTTAAATGCCGGTGATCATATTATCAGTACCGCGGCTGTATATGGGCCAGCACGGGGTGTTTTGGAGCAGGATTTCTCCCGTTTTCAGGTTGAAGCATCGTTTGTCAATACTGCGGATATTGAAGAAATCAAAAAAGCAATCCGGCCGAACAGCAAAGTGCTTTATATCGAAACACCGGCAAATCCAACGATGGATATTACCGACATTGCTGCCTGCGCCGAAATCGCAAGGGAGCATGGCTTAGTGTTGGTTGTGGATAATACTTTTTGCTCTCCCTACCTGCAAAAACCATTGGATCTTGGAGCAGATGTTGTGCTTCATTCCGTTACAAAGTTTATCAATGGTCACGCCGATATTGTCGGTGGTATTATCGTTACCAAGGAAGCTGTTTTGTATAAAAAAATCCGTCATTGCATGGTGTATATGGGATGCAATATGGATCCCCATCAGGCTTATATGGTGCTGAGGGGAGTAAAGACATTGTCAGTGCGCATGGATCGTAATCAGGAGAATGCCATGAAGGTGGCTCGTTTTCTGGAGGGACACCCTAAAGTCGCTTGGATTAAATACCCCGGATTGGCCTCTCATCCGCAATATGAATTGGCGAAACGACAAATGTCGGGTTTTGGCTCCATGATCAGTTTTGGTTTAAAGGGTGGCCTTGAAGCAGGAAGAAAACTGATGGATAATGTCCATCTTGCCGTTTTAGCTGTTTCACTGGGAGGAGTTGAAACACTGATCCAGCATCCTGCCTCAATGACCCATGCCGGAGTTTCAAAAGAAGATAAAGAAAAAGCCGGTATTTCGGACGATCTGGTAAGGTTCTCAGTAGGAATTGAAAATGCCAAGGATATCATCGACGATTTGAGCCAAGCGTTAGAGAAAATATAA
- a CDS encoding TonB-dependent receptor has protein sequence MINRILPIIYIFLLLCSYLSYSQNVLSGHVIDKETGQILPGATLYLPDLKAGTSTDMDGFYKLGNLPKTSLVIQVSYMGYKAEVVTIDLSKVHSLDFQLNPSVIEAKEVVVTGNALSSDNDRSSISITPINKDQLLHVPSTNLINSISTVPGVSEITTGGEISKPVIRGLSYNRIVTINEGVRQEGNQWGDEHGIEIDQFSTDRIEVMKGPASLFYGSDAMGGVINILEQTPAKLGSIDGEWVSQFSTNNRLFGNSAMVEGNQNGWIWRARGTYKTAASYHTPTEWVYNSGFDEKNFSLMAGVVKKWGYSHLHFSSFNTKIGMIDGTRDSATNQFIDYQGNIVSEERAKSYSIDIPFQLVSHNKISSITNLLFNDNQIRFSVGYQSNKRKEFGETPDAPGLFFHIDSWTYDLRYTHLLGKSLELVGGISGMTQINRNHGTDYLIPDYDLQDWGEFVYAKKTRERFTLNLGLRYDYRHVKVYPLYLDTLGHPAPSYDTLFRAFSTNFSAFTGSTGMTFRLNEAINFKFNIGRGFRAPNISELSANGLHEGTFRYEIGNPDLNPETSLQIDGEISWDNKYLNMAFNGFYNIIDNFIYYRNINGEKKEVNGIWYPVYRYAQGNSLLKGFEFELDIHPVEALHFDNNLDYVWGGNLSTGIPLPFIPALHLTDQVKWTFKTRKASALKKPFIQLELETHFIQDRIDIFETVTQGYVLLNFNVGTKLKVQNQIWTLYISGTNLLDTKYYDHLSRLKEVGIYNMGSRITFGLVIPFGIYHNERD, from the coding sequence ATGATAAACAGGATACTTCCTATTATTTATATATTCCTCCTTTTATGCAGCTATCTGAGTTATAGCCAGAATGTATTATCGGGTCATGTTATCGACAAGGAAACAGGACAAATCCTTCCAGGTGCAACATTGTATTTGCCTGACCTGAAAGCCGGAACATCGACCGATATGGATGGCTTTTATAAGCTGGGCAATCTCCCTAAAACATCCTTGGTAATCCAGGTTAGTTACATGGGGTATAAGGCCGAGGTTGTTACCATTGATCTATCAAAGGTACACTCCCTGGATTTTCAACTCAACCCTTCTGTAATCGAAGCAAAGGAAGTCGTGGTGACAGGAAATGCCCTGTCGTCCGACAATGACCGCAGCAGCATCTCAATAACGCCTATCAATAAAGACCAGTTATTGCATGTCCCATCCACCAACCTGATCAATTCAATTTCAACAGTACCTGGGGTTTCCGAGATTACAACTGGAGGAGAGATATCCAAACCGGTTATACGGGGACTGAGTTACAACCGTATCGTTACTATTAACGAAGGGGTTAGGCAGGAAGGGAACCAGTGGGGGGATGAACACGGTATCGAGATCGATCAGTTCTCGACCGATCGCATTGAGGTCATGAAAGGCCCAGCAAGCTTGTTTTACGGATCGGATGCAATGGGAGGAGTCATTAATATTCTTGAGCAGACTCCTGCGAAGCTTGGGTCAATAGATGGTGAATGGGTTTCCCAGTTTTCAACTAACAACAGGCTTTTTGGTAATTCGGCCATGGTGGAAGGGAACCAGAACGGCTGGATATGGAGGGCAAGGGGAACGTATAAAACAGCAGCTTCATACCATACTCCCACGGAATGGGTCTATAATTCAGGTTTTGATGAAAAGAACTTTTCACTGATGGCTGGAGTGGTAAAGAAATGGGGTTACTCCCATCTGCATTTCAGTTCGTTCAATACGAAAATCGGGATGATTGACGGAACACGTGATTCAGCTACAAATCAGTTCATTGATTACCAGGGAAATATTGTCTCAGAAGAAAGGGCTAAGAGCTATTCCATTGACATTCCTTTCCAGCTTGTGAGCCATAATAAAATCTCATCCATTACAAACCTGCTGTTCAATGATAACCAAATCAGGTTTAGTGTCGGTTACCAAAGTAACAAAAGGAAAGAATTCGGGGAAACACCGGATGCTCCCGGATTGTTTTTCCACATAGATTCATGGACATACGATCTGCGGTATACCCACCTTCTCGGCAAATCCCTTGAACTTGTCGGAGGTATCTCAGGCATGACCCAGATCAACCGTAATCATGGCACAGATTACCTGATCCCGGATTATGACCTGCAGGACTGGGGAGAGTTTGTGTATGCAAAAAAAACCCGGGAGAGGTTCACACTTAATCTCGGATTGCGCTATGACTACAGGCATGTGAAAGTATATCCCCTGTACCTGGATACCCTTGGGCATCCTGCTCCTTCATACGATACTTTATTCCGTGCCTTTAGCACAAATTTCTCAGCATTTACCGGATCTACCGGGATGACCTTCAGGCTAAACGAAGCAATCAATTTCAAATTCAATATCGGGAGAGGATTTCGCGCCCCAAATATATCAGAACTTAGCGCGAATGGCCTTCATGAGGGCACTTTCAGATACGAGATCGGGAACCCGGACCTGAACCCGGAAACAAGTCTGCAGATCGACGGTGAAATCTCGTGGGATAATAAATACCTGAACATGGCATTTAACGGGTTTTACAACATCATCGACAATTTTATTTATTACAGGAATATTAACGGGGAGAAAAAGGAGGTGAATGGTATATGGTACCCCGTCTACCGTTATGCCCAGGGAAATTCACTTCTGAAAGGTTTTGAATTTGAGCTGGATATTCATCCGGTGGAAGCCTTACATTTCGATAATAACCTCGATTATGTATGGGGCGGTAATCTATCGACCGGCATTCCTTTACCCTTTATCCCGGCACTTCATCTGACCGACCAGGTGAAATGGACATTTAAGACACGAAAGGCCAGTGCATTAAAAAAACCATTCATTCAGCTTGAGTTGGAAACCCATTTTATCCAAGACAGGATAGATATTTTTGAAACCGTTACACAAGGATATGTTCTTCTGAACTTCAATGTGGGGACCAAACTTAAGGTTCAAAACCAGATATGGACATTATATATTAGCGGTACAAACCTGCTGGATACAAAATATTACGATCATCTTAGCAGGCTGAAGGAAGTGGGTATTTATAATATGGGCAGCAGGATAACTTTCGGGCTGGTAATTCCTTTTGGAATATATCACAATGAAAGGGATTAA
- a CDS encoding peroxiredoxin has translation METNQNVISMPRIGDSAPAFKAVTTQGEINFPDDYTGKWVILFSHPADFTPVCTSEFMTFAKLEKEFEQANCKLVGLSVDGLFSHIAWLRTIKEKIEYKGMKDVEVKFPLIEDITMDVAKKYGMIQPGESTTKAVRAVFFIDPKGIIRAIIYYPLSLGRNFDELYRVIIALQTADIFSIATPADWRPGDDVIVPTAGSCGVAKDRMESKDEDMKCYDWFFCTKKLAKEKVLDTILKK, from the coding sequence ATGGAAACAAATCAAAATGTAATCTCTATGCCACGCATCGGAGATTCAGCTCCTGCTTTTAAAGCAGTGACGACACAGGGTGAAATAAATTTCCCGGACGATTATACCGGCAAATGGGTAATCCTATTCAGCCATCCGGCTGATTTTACCCCGGTCTGCACTTCCGAGTTCATGACCTTTGCCAAATTGGAGAAGGAATTTGAACAGGCCAATTGTAAACTCGTCGGACTTTCTGTTGATGGTTTATTCAGCCATATTGCGTGGTTGCGAACGATCAAAGAAAAGATTGAGTACAAAGGAATGAAGGACGTCGAAGTGAAATTTCCCTTGATTGAGGATATCACAATGGATGTAGCTAAGAAATATGGCATGATACAGCCTGGTGAAAGTACCACAAAGGCAGTCAGGGCTGTATTCTTTATTGATCCAAAGGGTATTATCAGGGCGATAATCTATTACCCGTTGAGTCTTGGCCGGAATTTCGATGAACTTTACAGGGTAATAATTGCCCTGCAAACCGCTGATATTTTCTCAATTGCAACTCCGGCCGATTGGCGTCCAGGTGATGATGTAATCGTTCCCACTGCAGGTTCATGTGGTGTAGCCAAAGACAGGATGGAGTCGAAAGATGAGGATATGAAATGCTATGATTGGTTTTTCTGTACTAAGAAATTGGCAAAGGAAAAGGTTCTGGATACAATCCTTAAAAAATAA
- a CDS encoding 4Fe-4S dicluster domain-containing protein, producing MVKINPRFGEELKKYGAFNFNSCYNCGSCTAVCSLSTEQDSFPREMVRFSILGMENDIKLSLKPWLCYYCGECTTYCPQTANPGELMMSLRRWLTAQYDWTGFSRKLYTSKYWEIGAILFIAILVLLAFVFFHGKMTTDLTPDGGVKLNSFAPWRIIELADWIVAGILSFFLLSNIFNMYLKIVLSRKDVKIPFKLYFTMLPSFIGHFATQHRFADCEIEKVSWYKKLKKGKYTYWLVHFLLMSSYVLLFTMIVGFLGWFQTDEIHAWYNPQRLLGYYATFGLIAGIIYFAVLRIKKSSEKSKKTHFTDFIFLVLLMLTAVTGILLHFFRINGMPYLTYYTYVIHLMILFPMLIIEVPFSKWSHLAYRPFAIYFSNLINAAGKIK from the coding sequence ATGGTTAAGATTAATCCGAGATTCGGGGAAGAATTAAAGAAATATGGTGCGTTTAATTTTAATTCATGCTACAATTGTGGCAGTTGCACCGCTGTATGTTCTTTATCAACCGAACAAGATTCATTTCCAAGAGAAATGGTGCGATTCAGTATCTTAGGAATGGAAAATGATATAAAATTATCGTTAAAGCCATGGCTTTGTTATTATTGCGGTGAATGTACCACCTATTGCCCTCAAACGGCAAATCCGGGTGAGCTTATGATGTCACTCAGAAGATGGCTCACTGCTCAATATGATTGGACAGGTTTTTCAAGAAAGCTTTATACTTCGAAATACTGGGAGATTGGTGCAATTCTGTTCATTGCCATTCTAGTGCTTCTGGCATTCGTGTTTTTCCATGGTAAGATGACAACCGACCTCACCCCTGACGGAGGCGTTAAACTCAATTCTTTCGCCCCTTGGCGTATCATTGAACTGGCAGATTGGATCGTAGCTGGAATACTTTCATTCTTTCTCCTGTCGAATATTTTTAATATGTATCTGAAGATCGTGCTAAGCCGAAAAGATGTTAAGATTCCGTTCAAACTTTATTTTACTATGCTACCTTCATTTATCGGTCATTTTGCCACACAGCACAGGTTTGCCGACTGTGAAATAGAAAAAGTCTCATGGTACAAAAAACTTAAAAAAGGGAAATACACTTACTGGTTGGTTCACTTCCTTCTAATGTCAAGCTACGTCCTGCTCTTTACAATGATCGTTGGCTTTTTAGGCTGGTTCCAGACTGATGAGATTCACGCGTGGTACAATCCGCAAAGACTTTTAGGCTATTATGCAACATTTGGGCTAATTGCCGGGATCATTTACTTTGCTGTATTAAGAATTAAAAAAAGTTCGGAAAAAAGCAAAAAAACACATTTTACCGACTTTATTTTTTTAGTCCTGCTTATGCTTACTGCCGTTACAGGCATTTTATTACATTTTTTCAGGATCAATGGTATGCCTTATTTAACCTATTATACCTATGTGATCCACCTTATGATTTTATTTCCAATGTTAATTATTGAAGTGCCTTTTTCAAAATGGTCGCATCTGGCATACAGACCTTTTGCTATATATTTTTCAAATCTTATAAATGCAGCAGGAAAAATAAAATAA
- a CDS encoding TonB-dependent receptor: MKAQETLLKDTLQLKEVEVYGKSVNFFPIKVIPSKTFEFKAVRDIGDFLRQTPNVSGIRKGGVGIDPVVRGFKYNQVTVLLNSGVKIEGGCPNRMDPVAAHVESENIRQMEIIKGPYVLKYGPVLGALINLETELPHPYAKPEIHGEVLYGFESNWNGQREHIALSGGNDKIFLNTSCGYKGYGSYTAGNHEIYNTSFQKIYGTAGAGFVIKKNHQIILTYAYDQGKNVMYPALPMDERLDQTNISSLNYIAQDLGKTWQSLQFQGYFSSVHHVMDNMNRQASKTMQAVTTVDAWNAGGKLTGNIQAGTHKLQVGFDFEHIYKDGEKKMTMKMVMEGDTFISVKYANVWLNALYNNAGAFAEYRIPTKRLDFTTALRIDYNQATASDTFLLVKNGVSYFDDLNSNYFNVSFSLGIKKQLSSHFDLSAAFGRGTRSPSLLERFIKLMPVQYDSYDYLGNPQLKPEKNYQADVSFDFLHPTFGSLSIGGFFSLVTDYILGKVVPPSVIKPSTQGAPGVKQFSNTDIVFLTGFELAYQTPSVKKWGLLVNVAATYGTEPEAVKYTISDGQVVGEEKVKNDPLPEIPPLEGSVQFSYKFLRDKLLPRFTVRLMSEQNRVSQSYGELRTSGFITAAASVSYAPCKFASFVIGVENMFDTPYYEHLNRRIVGSTKRLYEPGRVFYFTVILKI, translated from the coding sequence ATGAAAGCCCAGGAAACACTTTTGAAGGACACACTGCAACTCAAAGAGGTCGAAGTTTATGGTAAATCCGTAAACTTCTTCCCCATTAAGGTCATTCCTTCAAAAACCTTTGAATTTAAAGCGGTGAGGGATATTGGTGATTTTCTTCGCCAGACGCCCAATGTTTCGGGAATCCGGAAAGGGGGCGTTGGCATTGATCCTGTCGTCAGGGGATTCAAATACAACCAGGTCACAGTATTATTGAATAGCGGAGTTAAGATTGAAGGAGGTTGTCCGAACAGGATGGACCCGGTGGCAGCTCATGTCGAAAGTGAGAATATCCGGCAAATGGAGATCATCAAGGGACCCTATGTACTGAAATACGGACCGGTACTGGGTGCACTGATCAATCTGGAAACAGAACTGCCCCACCCATACGCGAAACCTGAAATTCATGGGGAAGTATTGTATGGTTTCGAGTCAAATTGGAACGGGCAGCGTGAGCACATTGCACTGTCCGGTGGTAACGATAAGATATTCTTAAATACCAGTTGTGGTTATAAGGGTTATGGAAGTTATACAGCCGGTAATCATGAGATTTATAACACCTCTTTCCAAAAGATCTATGGTACGGCTGGGGCTGGTTTTGTAATTAAGAAGAACCACCAAATCATCCTTACCTATGCTTATGATCAGGGGAAAAATGTCATGTATCCTGCTTTACCCATGGATGAACGGCTCGATCAAACCAATATTTCTTCACTTAACTATATTGCTCAGGACCTTGGTAAAACATGGCAATCGTTACAATTTCAAGGGTATTTCTCTTCCGTTCATCATGTGATGGACAATATGAACAGGCAGGCAAGTAAAACCATGCAGGCAGTCACCACTGTAGATGCATGGAATGCTGGTGGTAAACTGACCGGAAACATACAAGCAGGTACTCATAAGCTGCAGGTTGGATTCGACTTCGAACATATTTATAAGGATGGAGAAAAGAAGATGACCATGAAAATGGTGATGGAAGGTGATACCTTCATCTCTGTCAAATATGCCAATGTATGGTTAAATGCGCTCTATAACAATGCCGGGGCATTTGCCGAATACCGGATTCCAACGAAGAGACTTGATTTTACGACTGCATTACGAATCGATTATAACCAGGCTACCGCAAGTGATACCTTTCTGCTTGTTAAAAACGGTGTCTCCTACTTTGATGATCTGAACTCAAATTATTTCAATGTGAGCTTTAGTTTAGGTATTAAAAAACAACTCTCTTCCCATTTTGACCTCAGTGCGGCCTTTGGAAGGGGAACCCGCAGTCCATCGTTGCTGGAGAGGTTTATCAAACTTATGCCGGTACAGTACGATTCATATGACTACCTGGGCAACCCACAGTTAAAACCGGAAAAAAATTACCAGGCAGATGTTTCATTTGATTTTTTGCATCCAACATTTGGCAGTCTTTCAATTGGCGGTTTCTTTTCATTGGTTACCGATTATATCCTTGGGAAAGTAGTACCTCCTTCAGTGATCAAACCCTCGACCCAGGGAGCGCCTGGGGTTAAACAGTTTTCCAATACCGATATAGTCTTTCTTACCGGGTTTGAACTGGCCTACCAGACTCCATCGGTAAAAAAATGGGGATTGCTGGTGAATGTTGCAGCAACCTATGGAACCGAACCTGAAGCAGTGAAATATACTATTTCTGATGGACAGGTTGTTGGTGAAGAAAAAGTGAAGAATGATCCATTGCCGGAAATCCCACCATTGGAAGGTTCTGTTCAATTTTCCTATAAATTCTTACGGGATAAACTCTTACCCCGCTTTACGGTCAGGTTGATGAGTGAACAAAACCGTGTTTCCCAATCATATGGGGAACTTAGAACATCGGGGTTTATTACGGCTGCAGCATCGGTCAGTTATGCACCATGCAAATTTGCCTCATTCGTAATCGGGGTGGAAAACATGTTCGATACACCTTACTACGAGCATTTAAACCGAAGAATAGTCGGCAGTACTAAACGTCTGTATGAGCCAGGCCGGGTTTTCTATTTTACTGTAATTTTGAAAATTTAA
- the tsaA gene encoding tRNA (N6-threonylcarbamoyladenosine(37)-N6)-methyltransferase TrmO: MQKIIYTPIGIIHTPFNTMDNIPIQGAGGKGIKATIEIFPKFIAGLKDLEGFSHIILIYHLHLVEKHALIVKPFLDDELRGIFATRSPLRPNPIGMTTVRLIEINENRLIVEDIDMIDQSPLLDIKPCLPMIDDIQGLRLGWLTGKVEQFSQKKSDDRFKGPSAFLKE, translated from the coding sequence ATGCAAAAAATCATTTACACCCCTATCGGAATTATCCATACGCCCTTCAACACCATGGACAATATTCCCATTCAAGGTGCCGGAGGAAAGGGCATAAAGGCAACCATTGAAATTTTTCCGAAATTTATTGCCGGATTAAAAGATCTGGAGGGCTTTTCACATATCATTTTGATTTACCATCTTCATTTGGTTGAAAAACATGCATTGATTGTCAAGCCATTCCTTGATGATGAATTACGTGGCATCTTCGCAACCCGTTCCCCATTACGTCCTAACCCAATAGGCATGACAACCGTAAGATTGATAGAGATTAATGAGAACCGGTTAATTGTTGAGGATATTGACATGATCGACCAATCGCCGTTGCTTGATATAAAACCCTGTCTTCCCATGATAGATGATATTCAAGGGTTACGGCTGGGCTGGCTGACTGGAAAAGTTGAGCAATTTTCCCAAAAAAAGTCAGATGACAGGTTTAAAGGTCCTTCTGCATTTTTAAAGGAGTAG
- a CDS encoding periplasmic heavy metal sensor, with protein sequence MNFFSKNRLVFWLLIFLVVINLTALTTFLVFYSRHSNASTQQSRENPGILFRKELSLSPSQSEKVEVILADYRKSTEPVTTNIRNYRSQLLEELAKDKPDTSLLNICADEICLLQKQLQKASVKQYIALKEICNPAQCERLSALYFELYGCQGQGKGIGKGKGMMHRYRRGQGQQGRGNMMENDSCAK encoded by the coding sequence ATGAACTTCTTTTCAAAAAACAGGCTAGTTTTCTGGTTGCTGATCTTCCTGGTGGTCATCAACCTTACCGCATTGACCACTTTTCTTGTGTTTTATTCACGCCATTCCAATGCATCAACCCAGCAATCCCGAGAAAATCCGGGAATATTATTCCGGAAAGAATTGTCATTATCTCCGTCTCAATCCGAAAAAGTTGAGGTCATCCTCGCTGACTATAGGAAGTCAACCGAACCAGTTACCACCAATATTCGTAACTACCGGAGTCAACTCCTTGAAGAACTTGCCAAAGATAAACCTGATACAAGCCTACTTAACATCTGCGCAGATGAAATTTGTTTGTTACAGAAGCAACTGCAAAAAGCTTCTGTAAAACAATATATAGCTTTGAAAGAAATTTGTAATCCTGCCCAATGCGAAAGGCTTTCTGCATTGTACTTTGAATTGTATGGTTGCCAGGGCCAAGGTAAAGGAATTGGGAAAGGAAAAGGCATGATGCACCGGTACCGGAGGGGACAAGGGCAACAGGGTCGTGGGAATATGATGGAGAATGACAGTTGTGCTAAATAA
- a CDS encoding RNA polymerase sigma factor, whose protein sequence is MTELELVDGLITQNKEAIQYLVNNYQKNVIKTAYYFVANMEDAEDLSQEVFLEILKSIGRYKKNSSLYTWVYRITVNKSLDHLRRQKRRNFLHQMGTFIKVSHDETNRNDSEPAIIDTRNDDKEKKKSLIVLSIHCPRTRK, encoded by the coding sequence ATGACTGAACTGGAACTGGTAGATGGGCTTATCACTCAAAACAAGGAAGCAATTCAATATCTCGTTAATAACTATCAGAAAAATGTCATTAAAACTGCATATTATTTTGTGGCAAATATGGAAGATGCTGAGGACTTGTCACAGGAGGTTTTTCTTGAGATCCTCAAGTCCATCGGCCGATATAAGAAAAACTCTTCACTATATACTTGGGTATACAGAATAACAGTAAATAAATCGTTAGATCATCTGAGAAGGCAAAAAAGAAGAAATTTTTTACACCAGATGGGAACATTCATAAAGGTTTCACATGATGAAACGAATAGAAATGATTCTGAACCTGCAATAATAGATACCAGGAACGATGACAAAGAGAAAAAAAAATCCTTGATAGTGCTGTCAATTCATTGCCCGAGAACCAGAAAATAG